A DNA window from Zingiber officinale cultivar Zhangliang chromosome 3A, Zo_v1.1, whole genome shotgun sequence contains the following coding sequences:
- the LOC122053362 gene encoding protein TIC 20-I, chloroplastic-like: protein MMLNAAFLRSGGFNFLHVKQYSSLQHVHPICAPARTLKFRSPCIAYQGKAFPPLRGSLPFSPLLHGQHGDALKLSLSADGGSSRARSAVVSRASKAPALFTYPPMTTKPNWWWRTLACTPYLLPLHLMWLHAVTAYHLQRLLESWDFLVNPFIDTITLMPNWFMMALIFAAYYLVVRRKEWPHFLRFHVIMAMLLENGYQAIAIACTWLPNTFYRGKLGATFWLAVTFMQLYTVVECMRSALSGMYADVPLVSDTAYLHSDLKLF, encoded by the exons ATGATGCTCAATGCTGCTTTTCTGCGATCGGGCGGCTTCAACTTTCTGCATGTGAAACAGTATTCTTCTCTCCAACACGTTCATCCCATCTGTGCTCCAGCAAGAACTCTTAAATTTAGGAGTCCTTGTATAGCTTATCAAGGAAAGGCATTTCCTCCTCTTAGAG GTTCCCTGCCCTTTAGTCCACTTCTACATGGACAACATGGAGATGCGCTTAAGTTGTCCTTATCAGCTGACGGCGGTAGCAGCAGGGCAAGATCTGCAGTTGTTTCCAGGGCATCAAAGGCTCCTGCTCTCTTCACTTATCCTCCCATGACCACCAAGCCCAACTGGTGGTGGAGAACCTTGGCCTGCACTCCATATCTCCTACCTCTTCACTTGATGTGGCTGCATGCCGTCACAGCATACCATCTCCAACGCCTACTGGAAAGCTGGGATTTCCTAGTGAATCCTTTTATCGACACGATCACATTGATGCCAAATTGGTTTATGATGGCGCTCATATTTGCTGCTTATTATCTCGTTGTGAGGCGAAAAGAATGGCCTCATTTTTTGCGGTTTCATGTTATCATGGCCATGCTACTGGAGAATGGATACCAAGCGATAGCCATTGCCTGCACTTGGCTTCCGAACACATTCTACCGTGGTAAGCTAGGGGCGACCTTCTGGCTTGCAGTTACGTTTATGCAGTTGTACACTGTGGTGGAATGTATGAGATCTGCACTCAGCGGCATGTATGCCGATGTGCCTCTTGTCTCAGACACGGCATATCTTCATTCCGAtctaaaattgttttaa
- the LOC122053363 gene encoding uncharacterized protein LOC122053363 has protein sequence MHSRNRRGGGDSWASMGLRAALTSAGVVTVAVALRLAGLPILWFLAAEVPRVYDSALDWIRPPYLYLVINGIIISIAASSRFQKKTPSSDDPPQTQQLAAMDPADLVVQGTEYGAELADDAQTRESIYDKVKEEAKDEVIEEEEFVISRSNWSPKRRKALLEDVSREPPASSVEKPLVSTRFSHRKVAKPSPEGKALGVARKPRRNETLESTWRTITEGRAVPFARHLKKSDTWDTRGERQEAAAVMMRKSETFNERAAAASASPGSGGSSAGRLRREASLGHDELNRRVEAFIKKFNDEMRLQRQESLRHYREMVSRDSH, from the exons ATGCATTCCAGGAACAGGCGCGGTGGCGGAGATAGCTGGGCTTCGATGGGATTGAGGGCGGCGCTCACCTCCGCCGGAGTGGTGACGGTGGCCGTGGCTCTCCGCCTCGCTGGCCTGCCAATCCTCTGGTTCCTAGCTGCAGAGGTCCCCCGGGTATACGATTCCGCTCTCGACTGGATCCGCCCTCCCTACCTCTACCTCGTCATCAACGGCATCATTATATCCATCGCCGCCTCGTCCCGCTTCCAGAAGAAGACTCCATCCTCCGATGATCCGCCGCAGACGCAGCAGCTCGCCGCGATGGATCCTGCGGATTTGGTGGTTCAGGGGACGGAGTACGGTGCCGAGCTTGCAGACGATGCGCAGACGCGGGAGTCGATCTACGATAAGGTGAAGGAGGAGGCGAAGGATGAAGTGATTGAGGAGGAGGAGTTCGTGATATCGAGGTCGAACTGGTCGCCGAAACGACGGAAGGCATTGTTGGAGGACGTTTCGAGGGAGCCTCCTGCCTCCTCGGTGGAGAAACCGCTGGTTTCCACCCGGTTCAGCCACCGCAAGGTCGCCAAGCCCAGTCCTGAAG GGAAGGCGCTCGGAGTGGCGAGGAAGCCGAGGCGGAACGAGACATTGGAGAGCACCTGGCGGACGATCACTGAGGGCCGGGCGGTACCGTTCGCCCGTCACCTCAAAAAGTCCGACACATGGGACACCCGCGGCGAACGGCAGGAGGCAGCAGCGGTGATGATGCGGAAGTCGGAGACTTTCAACGAGAGAGCGGCTGCGGCCTCAGCGTCGCCAGGGAGCGGGGGGTCGTCAGCGGGAAGGCTGAGGAGGGAGGCGTCGCTGGGACATGACGAGCTGAACCGGCGAGTGGAGGCTTTCATCAAGAAGTTTAACGATGAGATGAGACTGCAGCGGCAGGAGTCGCTGAGGCACTACAGGGAGATGGTCAGCCGCGACAGCCATTAG